The Phaseolus vulgaris cultivar G19833 chromosome 10, P. vulgaris v2.0, whole genome shotgun sequence DNA window TCTTATGGTGTCATCATCTGTGTCTCCTGGTGTGTTCACTTCTCAGCAGCAGCATGAGTTTGGAGTGGTGGATGAGAAGCCTCAGGTTATCAACCCCCAGTTTATGTTAAACCAGAACCAAGTTCAGTTCTCAGAGAACCCTTCTTTCTTTGTGCCATTGATGTATCCCCAggttcaggagcagcaggtttTTCctcagcatcaagcaaagcgcCCTCTCTTTGAATCAATCGGGCACAATTATCAGGCTCCAAGGTTGCCCCTTTTGGATTCAGGGCAAGAGGTGTTTGGCAGGAGGCAGCAAACACAGCTTCCTTTATTTCCTCACCATATGCAACAACAGCAACAACAATCAATTGTTATGCCATCTGCTAAACAGCAGAAGGTGAGTTCCGCCGGAGACGATGCAAGCCACCAGCTTCAGCAGGCTATATTTGATCAGTTATACAAAACTGCTGAGCTGATAGAAGCTGGTAATCCGGTTCATGCGCAAGGGATATTGGCGCGGCTCAATCACCAGCTCTCCCCAATTGGTAAGCCTTTTCAGAGGGCTGCTTTCTACATGAAGGAGGCCTTGATGTCACTGCTTCATTCAAATGCTCACAATTTCATGGCTTTCTCACCAATTAGTTTCATATTCAAAATTGGAGCTTACAAGTCCTTTTCTGAGATATCACCTGTTCTTCAGTTTTCCAATTTTACTTGTAACCAAGCCCTTATTGAAGCTGTCGAAAGGTGTGACCGAATTCATGTCATTGATTTTGATATTGGGTTTGGAGTGCAGTGGTCATCCTTTATGCAAGAAATTGCTTTGAGAAGTACTGCTGCACCTTCCCTCAAAGTCACTGCCATTGTGTCACCCTCCACTTGTGATGAGGTTGAACTCAATTTTACTAAAGAAAATTTGATGCAATACGCTAAGGACATTAACGTGTCTTTTGAGTTCAGTGTCTTGAACATTGAATCATTGcactcttcttcttctccactGGTTGGCCAATTCTTTGATAATGAGGCTATTGCTGTGAATATGCCAGTTTCAAGTTTCACAAACAATCCATCATTGTTCCCTTCAGCTCTTCACTTTGTAAAGCAGCTCAGGCCAAAGGTTGTGGTGACATTGGACAGAATTTGTGATAGAATTGACGTGTCACTTCCCACAAAAGCAGTCCATGTTCTCCAATGTTATTCCGCCTTGCTGGACTCCCTGGACGCTGTGAATGTGAATCTTGATGTCCTTCAAAAGATTGAGAGGCATTTCATTCAACCAGTCATGAAGAAAATTATTCTTGGCCACCACCATTCTCAAGAGAAACTACCTCCATGGAGGAACCTCCTTCTACAATCTGGATTTTCTCCATCCACATTCAGCAACTTCACAGAAGCTCAAGCTGAGTGTTTAGTTCAGAGGGCACCTGTGAGGGGATTTCACGTGGAAAGAAAGCCTTCATCTCTTGTTCTATGCTGGCAGAGGAAAGAACTCATCTCAGTTTCTACTTGGAGATGCTGAGGAGCAGCAGA harbors:
- the LOC137818405 gene encoding scarecrow-like protein 6, yielding MKAMPLPFEEFQGKGVLDFSSASDSFSLLLHHPQTKWTIDKEDYCYVGSTEPTSVLDSRRSPSPPTSSSTMSSSLGSNSTSKGGSGTSANTTTTTGAAAPTPSDNNNPPPDSSPEKCGIRMEDWEGQDQSIFRLIMGDVEDPSAGLSKLLQSTACGSQSIDFNAGFGVVDQGLNMVSGGIDPSGNYPAGFPFIAENIDGHNGKPGSVAGQVSESVVFSANNPLMVSSSVSPGVFTSQQQHEFGVVDEKPQVINPQFMLNQNQVQFSENPSFFVPLMYPQVQEQQVFPQHQAKRPLFESIGHNYQAPRLPLLDSGQEVFGRRQQTQLPLFPHHMQQQQQQSIVMPSAKQQKVSSAGDDASHQLQQAIFDQLYKTAELIEAGNPVHAQGILARLNHQLSPIGKPFQRAAFYMKEALMSLLHSNAHNFMAFSPISFIFKIGAYKSFSEISPVLQFSNFTCNQALIEAVERCDRIHVIDFDIGFGVQWSSFMQEIALRSTAAPSLKVTAIVSPSTCDEVELNFTKENLMQYAKDINVSFEFSVLNIESLHSSSSPLVGQFFDNEAIAVNMPVSSFTNNPSLFPSALHFVKQLRPKVVVTLDRICDRIDVSLPTKAVHVLQCYSALLDSLDAVNVNLDVLQKIERHFIQPVMKKIILGHHHSQEKLPPWRNLLLQSGFSPSTFSNFTEAQAECLVQRAPVRGFHVERKPSSLVLCWQRKELISVSTWRC